One genomic region from Apodemus sylvaticus chromosome 1, mApoSyl1.1, whole genome shotgun sequence encodes:
- the Tmem80 gene encoding transmembrane protein 80 isoform X1 — MAAVRPGRGSFKVLSSVPLQMLFLLSGLYYALYFLATFLMIVYKSQVFSYPCNCLVLDLVLLLLMGILEVAQLYLGTKGNLTEAEVPLAASLAFTAASGLLCVHFLLWQTLVLWMDSVLSTVLLVLHGLEAGLQVVVIADFIR; from the exons GGAGAGGCTCCTTCAAGGTG CTGTCGTCAGTTCCTCTACAGATGCTGTTTCTTCTCAGTGGGCTGTACTATGCCCTCTACTTCCTAGCTACCTTCCTGATGATTGTATACAAAA GTCAGGTTTTCAGCTATCCTTGTAACTGTCTGGTCCTGGATCTGGTTCTCTTGCTTCTGATGGGAATTCTCGAAGTAGCTCAGCTGTACCTAG GCACAAAAGGCAACCTGACGGAGGCTGAAGTGCCGCTGGCTGCCAGCCTGGCCTTCACAGCAGCCAGTGGCCTCCTTTGTGTTCACTTCCTACTCTGGCAGACCTTGGTACTGTGGATGGACTCAGTCCTCAGCACCGTTCTACTGGTGCTGCATGGGCTGGAGGCTGGCCTGCAAGTGGTGGTCATTGCTGACTTCATCAGGTAG
- the Tmem80 gene encoding transmembrane protein 80 isoform X2 — MAAVRPGRGSFKVLSSVPLQMLFLLSGLYYALYFLATFLMIVYKSTKGNLTEAEVPLAASLAFTAASGLLCVHFLLWQTLVLWMDSVLSTVLLVLHGLEAGLQVVVIADFIR, encoded by the exons GGAGAGGCTCCTTCAAGGTG CTGTCGTCAGTTCCTCTACAGATGCTGTTTCTTCTCAGTGGGCTGTACTATGCCCTCTACTTCCTAGCTACCTTCCTGATGATTGTATACAAAA GCACAAAAGGCAACCTGACGGAGGCTGAAGTGCCGCTGGCTGCCAGCCTGGCCTTCACAGCAGCCAGTGGCCTCCTTTGTGTTCACTTCCTACTCTGGCAGACCTTGGTACTGTGGATGGACTCAGTCCTCAGCACCGTTCTACTGGTGCTGCATGGGCTGGAGGCTGGCCTGCAAGTGGTGGTCATTGCTGACTTCATCAGGTAG